In Amycolatopsis coloradensis, one genomic interval encodes:
- the uca gene encoding urea carboxylase: protein MKLLVANRGEIAVRIIRTAREMGIPTVAVYSDADRTAAHVRLADEAVRLGPAQARESYLLGDAIIEAALKTGADTIHPGYGFLSEDTAFARAVEAAGIRFAGPTADHLEVFGNKHTARMKAAAAGVPMLPGTELLDTLADAEAAAAGIGYPVMLKATGGGGGIGMRACASAVELRDAWEAVRSIAAKSFSTPGVFLERLVTHARHVEVQVFGDGAGTVLTLGTRDCTLQRRNQKVLEECPAPGLPDAVREKLVSTAVALCASVRYRSAGTVEFIYDPAREEAAFLEVNTRLQVEHPVTEAVYGIDLVSWMLRLADGDTGMFATTPSPRGHAIEARVYAEDPAAGHRPSAGLLTRADFPADVRVDTWVEAGSKVTTHYDPLLAKVITVGADRDEALAALGEALGESRVDGVRTNLGQLRAVAADQRLREVTHDTATLDTIADPEPRIEVLRGGTMTTVQDWPGRLGFWHVGVPPNGPMDDLSLRLGNRALGNPEGAAGLECTVDGVSLRFTEDAIVCVTGSPSPVTVDGSPVPQWTPVEVPVGGVLDVGTGTAGLRAYVLVRGGIDVPDFLGSAATFTLGGFGGHGGRALATGDVLSPGPEPEHAVTGPVPEAERPVFATHWEIGASEGPHAAPEFFTPDDVETFYATDWEVHFNSARTGVRLVGPRPRWAREDGGEAGLHPSNIHDTPYAIGAVDYTGDLPILLGPDGPSLGGFVCPATVVTGQRWKLGQLRPGDTVRFVPITIEHAGALRDEPAKAVKASRQPIDDGGILGRLSTSDGNPEVTYRRSGDDNLLIEYGPMKLDLALRMRVHALADRLAKEGLDGVVDLTPGIRSLQVHVDPDVLPVPKLLGLVQEVEHDLPRTADLVVPSRTVRMPLSWDDPATREAIERYMAGVRDDAPWCPWNIEFIRRVNGLSSVDEVYRTVFDAEYLVLGLGDVYLGAPVATPLDPRHRLVTTKYNPARTWTAENSVGIGGSYLCIYGMEGPGGYQFVGRTVQVWSGWRQRGSFEPGSPWLLRFFDRISWYPVTAEELLDLRARSSAGELELDITDGEFALADHERFLTDNADDIASFRAKQSAAFEAERQAWAAAGEFDPRPEPVGAKVPTTKVEAPPGGHVVEAPFAATVWRVDVEPGKEVDPAETLVILEAMKTEARIPAPAAGEVVEVLVSPGDQVAPGTPLVVLGRRAG, encoded by the coding sequence GTGAAACTGCTCGTCGCCAACCGGGGGGAAATCGCGGTCCGGATCATCCGCACCGCAAGGGAGATGGGCATTCCGACGGTCGCCGTCTACTCCGACGCCGACCGTACGGCCGCGCACGTACGGCTTGCCGACGAAGCCGTCCGGCTCGGCCCGGCGCAGGCGAGGGAGAGTTATCTCCTCGGCGACGCCATCATCGAAGCCGCGCTGAAGACCGGCGCGGACACGATTCACCCGGGCTACGGCTTCCTGTCCGAGGACACCGCCTTCGCCAGGGCGGTTGAGGCGGCCGGGATCCGGTTCGCCGGTCCTACCGCGGACCACCTCGAAGTCTTCGGCAACAAGCACACCGCGCGGATGAAGGCCGCCGCGGCCGGTGTCCCGATGCTGCCCGGCACCGAACTGCTGGACACCCTGGCCGACGCCGAAGCCGCGGCCGCCGGGATCGGTTATCCGGTGATGCTCAAGGCCACCGGCGGGGGTGGCGGGATCGGCATGCGTGCCTGCGCGTCCGCCGTCGAACTGCGGGACGCCTGGGAAGCGGTACGGAGCATCGCGGCCAAGAGCTTTTCGACCCCGGGCGTGTTCCTCGAACGGCTCGTGACGCACGCGCGGCACGTCGAGGTCCAGGTGTTCGGCGACGGCGCGGGCACAGTGCTGACGCTCGGCACGCGGGACTGCACCTTGCAGCGGCGCAACCAGAAGGTGCTCGAAGAGTGCCCCGCGCCGGGCTTGCCCGATGCGGTGCGGGAGAAACTGGTCTCGACGGCCGTCGCCCTCTGCGCTTCGGTGCGCTACCGGTCGGCCGGGACGGTGGAGTTCATCTACGACCCGGCCCGTGAAGAGGCCGCGTTCCTCGAAGTCAACACGAGGCTGCAGGTCGAACATCCGGTCACCGAGGCGGTGTACGGCATCGACCTGGTCTCGTGGATGCTCCGGCTCGCCGACGGCGACACCGGGATGTTCGCCACCACGCCGTCGCCACGCGGGCACGCGATCGAAGCCCGCGTCTACGCGGAGGATCCGGCCGCCGGGCACCGGCCGAGCGCGGGCCTCCTGACCCGCGCCGACTTCCCGGCCGATGTCCGGGTCGACACCTGGGTCGAGGCCGGGTCGAAGGTGACGACGCATTACGACCCGCTGCTCGCCAAGGTGATCACCGTCGGCGCGGACCGGGACGAGGCGCTGGCCGCATTGGGCGAGGCGCTCGGCGAAAGCCGGGTGGACGGCGTCCGCACGAACCTCGGCCAACTGCGCGCGGTCGCCGCTGATCAGCGGCTGCGCGAGGTCACCCACGACACCGCGACGCTGGACACGATCGCCGACCCCGAGCCGCGGATCGAGGTCCTGCGGGGCGGCACGATGACCACCGTCCAGGACTGGCCGGGGCGACTGGGCTTCTGGCACGTGGGTGTCCCGCCGAACGGGCCGATGGACGATCTGTCCCTGCGACTGGGCAACCGCGCGCTGGGCAATCCCGAAGGCGCGGCGGGCCTGGAGTGCACCGTGGACGGTGTCTCCCTGCGGTTCACCGAGGACGCAATCGTTTGCGTCACGGGCTCGCCGTCGCCGGTGACCGTCGACGGTTCACCTGTTCCACAGTGGACACCTGTCGAGGTCCCCGTCGGCGGCGTGCTCGACGTCGGCACGGGGACCGCCGGGCTCCGCGCGTACGTCCTCGTCCGCGGCGGGATCGACGTGCCGGACTTCCTGGGCAGTGCGGCGACGTTCACCCTCGGCGGCTTCGGCGGCCACGGCGGGCGCGCGCTGGCGACCGGTGACGTCCTCTCCCCCGGCCCGGAACCGGAGCACGCCGTCACCGGACCGGTTCCCGAAGCAGAACGCCCTGTTTTCGCGACACACTGGGAGATCGGCGCGTCCGAGGGGCCGCACGCCGCGCCGGAGTTCTTCACCCCGGACGACGTCGAGACCTTCTACGCCACCGACTGGGAAGTGCACTTCAACTCCGCGCGGACCGGCGTCCGGCTCGTCGGACCCCGGCCACGATGGGCACGGGAGGACGGCGGCGAGGCGGGCCTGCACCCGTCGAACATCCACGACACGCCGTACGCGATCGGCGCCGTCGACTACACCGGCGACCTGCCGATCCTGCTGGGCCCGGACGGGCCGAGCCTCGGCGGTTTCGTCTGCCCGGCGACCGTGGTGACCGGGCAGCGCTGGAAACTCGGCCAGCTGCGGCCGGGCGACACCGTGCGGTTCGTGCCGATCACCATCGAGCACGCCGGCGCGTTGCGCGACGAACCGGCCAAGGCGGTCAAGGCGAGCCGGCAGCCGATCGACGACGGCGGCATCCTCGGTCGTCTGTCCACATCGGACGGGAACCCCGAGGTCACCTACCGGCGCAGCGGCGACGACAACCTGCTGATCGAGTACGGACCGATGAAACTCGACCTGGCCCTGCGGATGCGCGTCCACGCGCTGGCTGATCGGCTGGCCAAGGAAGGGCTCGACGGCGTCGTCGATCTGACCCCGGGCATCCGTTCGCTGCAGGTCCACGTCGACCCGGACGTGCTGCCGGTGCCGAAACTGCTCGGCCTCGTGCAGGAGGTGGAACACGATCTGCCGCGCACCGCCGATCTCGTGGTGCCGAGCCGGACCGTGCGGATGCCGTTGTCCTGGGACGATCCGGCGACGCGCGAGGCGATCGAGCGGTACATGGCGGGCGTACGCGACGACGCGCCGTGGTGCCCGTGGAACATCGAGTTCATCCGGCGGGTCAACGGTCTGTCCAGTGTGGACGAGGTCTATCGCACGGTGTTCGACGCGGAGTACCTGGTGCTCGGCCTCGGCGACGTCTATCTCGGTGCGCCGGTGGCCACTCCGCTGGACCCGCGGCACCGGCTGGTCACCACGAAGTACAACCCGGCGCGGACCTGGACCGCCGAGAACTCGGTCGGCATCGGCGGCTCGTACCTGTGCATCTACGGGATGGAAGGCCCCGGCGGGTACCAGTTCGTCGGGCGGACCGTGCAGGTGTGGAGCGGCTGGCGGCAACGCGGGTCGTTCGAGCCGGGTTCGCCGTGGCTGCTGCGCTTCTTCGACCGGATCTCGTGGTATCCGGTGACCGCCGAGGAACTGCTCGACCTTCGGGCTCGGAGTTCGGCGGGAGAACTGGAACTCGACATCACCGACGGTGAGTTCGCGCTGGCGGACCACGAGCGGTTCCTCACCGACAACGCCGATGACATCGCCTCGTTCCGGGCGAAGCAGAGCGCGGCGTTCGAGGCGGAACGGCAGGCCTGGGCGGCGGCGGGCGAATTCGACCCGCGACCGGAACCCGTCGGAGCCAAGGTCCCGACCACGAAGGTCGAGGCCCCGCCCGGTGGGCACGTCGTCGAAGCACCGTTCGCCGCGACCGTCTGGCGGGTGGACGTCGAGCCCGGCAAGGAGGTCGACCCGGCGGAGACGCTGGTGATCCTCGAGGCGATGAAGACCGAGGCGCGGATCCCCGCGCCCGCCGCCGGGGAGGTCGTCGAGGTGCTCGTCTCCCCCGGCGATCAGGTCGCCCCCGGCACCCCGCTGGTGGTACTGGGAAGGAGAGCGGGATGA
- the atzF gene encoding allophanate hydrolase encodes MSVLERVRAAYHRIARVDRPEIWIDLRPEEDVLADAEKLDARRAAGDSLPLYGKLAAVKGNIDVAGLPTTAACPEYAYLPAEDAPVVARLRAAGALILGTTNLDQFATGLVGTRSPHGAVRNAIDPAYVSGGSSSGSAVAVALGIADLALGTDTAGSGRVPAAFNGIVGLKPTRGLLPTTGVVPACASIDCVTVFARTVDEASAAFACLSKPRDLPVLNRPFRIGVPSEVGPLQNGWAEAFSAAAHELRDAGAELVTVDISAFLAAARLLYEGAFVAERYSAVGEFIDAHPDAVDPAVRRIIGAAKDIPAHRLFSDLATLGDLEREVSAVLSTVDCVLLPTTTEHPTIAEVEADPLGVNARLGRFTNSTNLLGLSSLAVPAGTVGGLPFGVMLVGAAYADRILADVARSVPRRTRIAVVGAHLRGQPLNHELTSRGGRFVSARPTAAEYRLHALDTVPPKPGLVRVASGGAAIEAEVWDLPLAGFGEFVAGVPAPLAIGKVRLADGSEVSGFVCEPGAVVGAEDITGYGGWLGYLSR; translated from the coding sequence ATGAGCGTGCTGGAGCGGGTGCGCGCCGCGTACCATCGGATCGCTCGAGTCGACCGGCCCGAGATCTGGATCGACCTGCGTCCGGAGGAAGACGTCCTCGCCGACGCGGAGAAGCTGGACGCCCGCCGCGCGGCGGGGGATTCCCTGCCGCTGTACGGGAAACTCGCCGCGGTCAAGGGCAACATCGACGTCGCCGGGCTGCCGACGACGGCGGCGTGCCCCGAGTACGCCTACCTACCCGCCGAGGACGCGCCGGTGGTGGCGCGGCTGCGCGCGGCCGGGGCGCTGATCCTGGGCACGACCAATCTGGACCAGTTCGCGACCGGGCTGGTCGGGACGCGCAGCCCGCACGGCGCGGTCCGGAACGCGATCGATCCGGCGTACGTCTCGGGCGGGTCGAGTTCGGGGTCGGCGGTCGCGGTGGCGCTCGGGATCGCGGATCTCGCGCTGGGCACGGACACCGCCGGATCGGGCCGGGTCCCGGCGGCGTTCAACGGGATCGTCGGGCTGAAGCCGACGCGGGGGCTGCTGCCGACGACCGGTGTCGTGCCCGCGTGCGCGAGCATCGACTGCGTGACCGTGTTCGCGCGGACGGTCGATGAGGCTTCGGCGGCGTTCGCCTGCCTGAGCAAGCCCCGGGACCTACCGGTGCTGAACCGCCCTTTCCGGATCGGCGTGCCGTCCGAGGTGGGGCCGCTCCAGAACGGGTGGGCCGAAGCGTTCTCCGCGGCGGCTCACGAGCTCCGCGACGCGGGCGCCGAACTGGTCACTGTCGACATATCGGCGTTCCTGGCCGCGGCGCGTCTGCTGTACGAGGGCGCCTTCGTGGCCGAGCGGTACTCGGCGGTGGGCGAGTTCATCGACGCCCACCCGGACGCCGTCGATCCGGCCGTGCGGCGGATCATCGGCGCGGCCAAGGACATCCCGGCGCACCGGTTGTTCTCCGACCTGGCGACGCTCGGGGATTTGGAGCGCGAAGTGTCGGCTGTCTTGTCCACTGTGGACTGCGTCCTGCTGCCCACGACGACGGAACACCCGACGATCGCCGAAGTCGAGGCAGATCCGCTGGGGGTGAACGCCCGGCTGGGCCGGTTCACGAACTCGACGAACCTGCTGGGCCTGTCGTCGCTCGCCGTTCCCGCCGGAACGGTCGGCGGGCTGCCGTTCGGGGTGATGCTGGTCGGCGCCGCGTACGCCGACCGGATCCTCGCCGACGTCGCCCGCTCGGTGCCGCGGCGGACGCGGATCGCCGTCGTCGGCGCCCATCTGCGCGGGCAACCGCTGAACCACGAACTGACCTCGCGGGGCGGCCGGTTCGTTTCCGCGAGACCGACGGCGGCCGAGTACCGGCTCCACGCGCTGGACACCGTCCCGCCCAAACCCGGTCTCGTCCGGGTCGCTTCGGGCGGCGCGGCGATCGAGGCCGAGGTGTGGGACCTGCCACTCGCGGGCTTCGGGGAGTTCGTCGCCGGTGTCCCGGCGCCGCTGGCGATCGGGAAGGTGCGGCTGGCCGATGGGAGCGAGGTGTCCGGGTTCGTCTGCGAGCCTGGCGCGGTGGTGGGCGCCGAAGACATCACGGGGTACGGCGGGTGGCTCGGCTACCTGAGCCGCTGA
- a CDS encoding D-alanyl-D-alanine carboxypeptidase family protein encodes MVPTTSTSHRRTAISVLAALGLVGAAMVTLGATGVAVKAVNGQALAVFEEVPGPESGPTCAVDKRYVDEETFGMRPDVIEAWNALRAKAKAQNITLCVNDGKRSRSQQQREFDKAVERFGSVEQAKKWALQPETSMHVKGIAVDIQPLNSAAWVDENGGALGWCRRYDNEKWHFEYDPAYKTSGCPALLPSATGN; translated from the coding sequence GTGGTGCCGACCACATCCACCTCCCACCGCCGGACCGCGATCAGCGTGCTCGCGGCACTGGGTCTCGTCGGGGCCGCGATGGTGACGCTGGGAGCCACCGGCGTGGCCGTCAAGGCAGTGAACGGGCAGGCGCTCGCGGTCTTCGAAGAGGTTCCCGGACCCGAATCCGGCCCGACGTGCGCCGTCGACAAGCGTTATGTCGACGAAGAGACCTTCGGCATGCGCCCGGACGTGATCGAAGCGTGGAACGCCCTGCGCGCCAAGGCCAAAGCACAGAACATCACGCTTTGCGTGAACGACGGCAAGCGTAGCCGGAGCCAGCAGCAGCGCGAGTTCGACAAGGCCGTCGAGCGGTTCGGCTCCGTGGAGCAGGCCAAGAAGTGGGCACTGCAGCCGGAGACGTCCATGCACGTCAAGGGAATCGCCGTCGACATCCAGCCGCTGAACTCGGCCGCGTGGGTGGACGAGAACGGCGGCGCGCTCGGCTGGTGCCGCCGCTACGACAACGAGAAATGGCACTTCGAGTACGACCCGGCCTACAAGACCAGCGGTTGCCCGGCCCTGCTTCCCAGTGCCACCGGCAACTAG
- the bla gene encoding class A beta-lactamase, with the protein MTTPGPAVTRRALLGMAVLASLAACTRGTPPPSPSSPSPSPSRQFHDRLMELEKKFDARLGVYAVDTGGGATVEHRADERFAFCSTFKGVAAAAVLQRNPLSHLETRVEYSRDDLMKHAPVTGQHVATGMTIRQLCDAAIRFSDGTAGNLLLRDLGGPAALTAFTRSIGDTVTRMDRVEPAITEATPGDLRDTTTPRAFAADYREIVLGDTLTADKRDFLRDLFQRNTTGAQRIRAGLPSGWTVADKTGTGDYGTLNDIAVVWPPDRAPLVVAIMSSKATKDAPYDQALLSEAAKYVAETLTRVPA; encoded by the coding sequence ATGACAACGCCGGGGCCGGCCGTCACCCGTCGTGCGCTGCTGGGGATGGCGGTCCTCGCGTCGCTGGCCGCCTGCACCCGCGGGACCCCGCCTCCGAGCCCTTCGTCTCCTTCGCCTTCTCCTTCCCGGCAGTTCCACGACCGGTTGATGGAGCTGGAAAAGAAATTCGACGCCAGGCTCGGCGTGTACGCGGTCGACACCGGAGGCGGCGCTACGGTCGAGCACCGCGCCGACGAGCGCTTCGCGTTCTGCTCGACGTTCAAAGGGGTGGCGGCGGCCGCGGTCCTGCAGCGCAATCCGTTGTCGCATCTGGAAACCCGGGTCGAATATTCGCGCGACGACCTGATGAAACACGCTCCGGTCACCGGGCAGCACGTGGCCACCGGGATGACCATCCGCCAGCTGTGCGACGCCGCCATCCGGTTCAGCGACGGCACCGCGGGCAATCTGCTGCTGCGGGACCTCGGCGGCCCCGCCGCGCTGACGGCGTTCACGCGCAGCATCGGTGACACCGTCACGCGGATGGACCGGGTCGAGCCGGCCATCACCGAGGCCACCCCGGGCGACCTTCGTGACACCACGACTCCGCGCGCTTTCGCCGCCGACTACCGGGAGATCGTGCTGGGCGACACGCTGACGGCCGACAAACGGGACTTCCTGCGCGACCTCTTCCAGCGCAACACCACCGGCGCCCAGCGGATCCGGGCGGGTCTGCCGTCCGGCTGGACCGTCGCCGACAAGACCGGGACCGGCGACTACGGCACGTTGAACGACATCGCCGTCGTATGGCCGCCGGACAGAGCGCCGCTCGTCGTCGCGATCATGTCCAGCAAGGCGACCAAGGACGCTCCGTACGACCAGGCGCTCCTCTCCGAGGCCGCGAAGTACGTGGCCGAAACCCTCACGCGAGTCCCGGCCTAG
- a CDS encoding thiolase family protein codes for MAAGATPLAPNARSVRNVAFVEGVRTPFGKAGEKGMYAGTRADDLVVNAIRELLRRHPELPPERVDEVAIAATTQIGDQGLTIGRTAALLAGLPKSVPGFALDRMCAGAMTAVTTTASGIGFGAYDIAIAGGVEHMGRHPMGEGVDPNPRIIADKLVDPTALVMGQTAENLHDRFPEITKQRTDAFAARSQEKYAEAVKTGKIGPELVPVATRSKELGWGLATEDEPPRPGTTVEQLAGLKTPFRPHGRITAGNAAGLNDGATAALLADEDTARELGLPIGMRLVGYSFAGVEPEVMGIGPVPATEKLFKRTGLSIDDIGLFEINEAFAVQVLAFLDHFGIADDDPRVNQWGGAIACGHPLASSGVRLMTQLSRQFAERPDVRYGLTTMCIGIGMGGTVIWENPAFEGAK; via the coding sequence GTGGCCGCAGGAGCAACACCGCTCGCGCCGAACGCGCGGTCGGTACGCAATGTCGCCTTCGTCGAAGGGGTGCGGACGCCCTTCGGCAAGGCCGGCGAAAAGGGTATGTACGCCGGCACTCGTGCCGACGATCTCGTCGTCAACGCCATCCGTGAACTGCTGCGGCGGCATCCCGAGCTGCCGCCCGAGCGCGTCGACGAGGTGGCGATCGCCGCCACCACCCAGATCGGGGACCAGGGCCTGACCATCGGCCGCACCGCCGCGCTGCTGGCCGGCCTGCCGAAGTCGGTACCCGGCTTCGCGCTGGACCGGATGTGCGCGGGCGCGATGACCGCGGTCACCACGACCGCGAGCGGGATCGGCTTCGGCGCGTACGACATCGCCATCGCCGGCGGCGTCGAGCACATGGGCCGCCACCCGATGGGCGAGGGCGTCGACCCGAATCCGCGCATCATCGCCGACAAGCTGGTCGACCCGACGGCGCTCGTGATGGGCCAGACCGCGGAGAACCTGCACGACCGGTTCCCCGAGATCACCAAGCAGCGCACCGACGCCTTCGCCGCGCGCAGCCAGGAGAAGTACGCCGAGGCCGTGAAGACCGGCAAGATCGGCCCCGAGCTGGTCCCGGTCGCCACCCGGTCCAAGGAACTGGGCTGGGGCCTCGCGACCGAGGACGAGCCGCCGCGTCCCGGTACCACCGTCGAGCAGCTCGCCGGGCTGAAGACGCCGTTCCGCCCGCACGGCCGGATCACCGCGGGCAACGCGGCAGGCCTCAACGACGGCGCCACCGCGGCGCTGCTCGCCGACGAGGACACCGCCCGCGAACTCGGCCTGCCGATCGGCATGCGCCTGGTGGGCTACTCCTTCGCCGGTGTCGAGCCGGAGGTCATGGGTATCGGCCCGGTGCCCGCCACCGAGAAGCTGTTCAAGCGCACCGGTCTGTCGATCGACGACATCGGCCTGTTCGAGATCAACGAGGCGTTCGCCGTCCAGGTGCTCGCGTTCCTCGACCACTTCGGCATCGCCGACGACGACCCCCGCGTCAACCAGTGGGGTGGCGCGATCGCCTGCGGTCACCCGCTCGCCTCGTCCGGTGTCCGGCTGATGACGCAGCTCTCGCGTCAGTTCGCCGAGCGCCCCGACGTGCGCTACGGCCTGACCACCATGTGCATCGGTATCGGCATGGGCGGCACTGTGATCTGGGAAAACCCGGCCTTCGAGGGGGCGAAGTAA
- a CDS encoding 3-hydroxyacyl-CoA dehydrogenase NAD-binding domain-containing protein, with amino-acid sequence MTFTAEQAKAAFPDEVVTNAVTRLVKVPGLDKPVALITLDNGHDHTRPNTFGPQGLVSLDAAIDAAFAAEPAAIAVTGKPFIFAVGADLSGVEAVADPALAREIAQTGHDVFRRLTESEIPTFGFVNGAVMGGGLELALSCHYRTLSENTAAIAFPEVFLGLFPGWGGTQLLPNLIGPDAAVTVIIENALAQNKMLKVAQAAELGIVDEVFGSADYLEQSLLWLAKVVNGEITPARREIDRGAGWDAAIARAKAIVDGRTKGASPGATKAVELLELARENDLDRGYAAETDGLAELLMDDTLRAGLYSFNLVNKRAKRPAGAPDKSLARKVNKVGIVGAGLMASQMALLFVRRLKVPVVLTDVDQERVDKGVSYVHGEIDKLLAKKRVSPDGANRLKALVTGSLDKSAFADADFVIEAVFEELGVKQKVFADLEQYVSPEAILATNTSSLSITAMASQLKHPERVVGFHFFNPVAVMPLLEIVRAEKTDDAALATAFALGKQLKKSSVLVKDASAFVVNRLLLRFLGEVLVTVDEGTPFDVADKALEPLGLPMTPLTLMQLVGPAIALHVGETLHEAFPDRFTVSENLDRFVKAGKKGVWQWDDKGNATVDPEVAELWQQGDAPSTSEQVRDRALAAIAEEIRIMLDEGVVAEAQDIDLCLILGAGWPFWLGGITPYLDRAGVSEKVNGKPFLAPGLASVPLS; translated from the coding sequence ATGACTTTCACCGCTGAGCAGGCGAAAGCCGCCTTCCCCGACGAGGTCGTCACGAACGCGGTCACGCGGCTGGTGAAGGTGCCCGGGCTCGACAAGCCGGTCGCGCTGATCACCCTGGACAACGGCCACGACCACACCCGGCCGAACACCTTCGGCCCGCAGGGCCTGGTGAGCCTCGACGCCGCGATCGACGCCGCCTTCGCCGCGGAACCCGCCGCGATCGCGGTCACCGGCAAGCCGTTCATCTTCGCCGTCGGCGCCGACCTTTCCGGTGTCGAAGCGGTCGCGGATCCGGCGCTGGCGCGGGAGATCGCGCAGACCGGGCACGACGTGTTCCGGCGCCTCACCGAATCCGAGATCCCGACGTTCGGGTTCGTCAACGGCGCGGTGATGGGCGGCGGGCTCGAACTCGCGCTCTCCTGCCACTACCGCACGCTTTCGGAGAACACCGCCGCGATCGCGTTCCCCGAGGTCTTCCTCGGCCTGTTCCCCGGCTGGGGCGGCACGCAGCTGCTGCCGAACCTGATCGGGCCGGACGCCGCTGTCACCGTGATCATCGAGAACGCCCTGGCGCAGAACAAGATGCTCAAGGTCGCGCAGGCGGCCGAGCTCGGCATCGTCGACGAGGTCTTCGGTTCGGCCGACTACCTGGAGCAGTCCCTGCTGTGGCTGGCGAAGGTCGTCAACGGCGAGATCACCCCCGCCCGCCGCGAGATCGACCGCGGCGCGGGCTGGGACGCCGCGATCGCCCGCGCCAAGGCCATTGTGGACGGACGAACCAAGGGCGCCTCCCCCGGCGCGACCAAGGCCGTCGAGCTGCTGGAGCTGGCCCGCGAGAACGATCTGGACCGCGGCTACGCGGCCGAGACCGACGGGCTCGCCGAACTGCTGATGGACGACACCTTGCGTGCCGGGCTGTACTCGTTCAACCTGGTCAACAAGCGCGCCAAGCGGCCGGCGGGCGCGCCGGACAAGTCGCTGGCGCGCAAGGTGAACAAGGTCGGCATCGTCGGCGCGGGCCTGATGGCCAGCCAGATGGCGCTGCTGTTCGTCCGTCGTCTCAAGGTGCCGGTGGTGCTCACCGACGTCGACCAGGAACGCGTCGACAAGGGCGTGTCCTATGTGCACGGGGAGATCGACAAGCTGCTGGCCAAGAAGCGGGTTTCGCCGGACGGCGCGAACCGGCTGAAGGCGCTCGTCACCGGCTCGCTCGACAAGTCTGCCTTCGCCGACGCCGACTTCGTGATCGAGGCGGTTTTCGAGGAGCTGGGCGTCAAGCAGAAGGTCTTCGCCGACCTGGAGCAGTACGTCTCCCCCGAGGCGATCCTGGCGACGAACACCTCGTCGCTGTCGATCACCGCGATGGCGTCGCAGCTGAAGCATCCGGAACGCGTGGTCGGGTTCCACTTCTTCAACCCGGTCGCGGTGATGCCGCTGCTGGAGATCGTCCGCGCGGAGAAGACCGACGACGCCGCGCTGGCGACGGCGTTCGCGCTCGGCAAGCAGCTCAAGAAGTCGAGCGTGCTGGTCAAGGACGCGTCCGCGTTCGTGGTCAACCGGCTGCTGCTGCGGTTCCTCGGCGAGGTGCTGGTGACCGTGGACGAGGGCACGCCGTTCGACGTCGCCGACAAGGCGCTCGAGCCGCTGGGCCTGCCGATGACGCCGCTGACGCTGATGCAGCTCGTCGGCCCGGCGATCGCCCTGCACGTCGGGGAGACCCTGCACGAGGCGTTCCCGGACCGGTTCACCGTCAGCGAGAACCTCGACCGCTTCGTCAAGGCGGGCAAGAAGGGCGTCTGGCAGTGGGACGACAAGGGCAACGCCACCGTCGACCCCGAGGTGGCCGAACTCTGGCAGCAGGGCGACGCGCCGTCGACCTCCGAGCAGGTGCGTGACCGCGCGCTGGCGGCGATCGCCGAAGAGATCCGGATCATGCTCGACGAGGGCGTGGTCGCGGAGGCGCAGGACATCGACCTGTGCCTGATCCTCGGCGCGGGCTGGCCGTTCTGGCTCGGCGGCATCACGCCGTACCTGGACCGGGCGGGTGTGTCCGAGAAGGTCAACGGCAAGCCGTTCCTGGCCCCGGGCTTGGCGAGCGTGCCGCTCTCCTGA